The DNA region GCCAGGAGGACCCAAATTTCTTGTCCATCGTCTCTTTGATCATCTTGGCAGCGCTCTAGAGAACATGAAGGAAGAGAGCATAGGATGAGACAAAACAACTGGGAAGGTTTTATGGAAACATCTGCCTAGTCCTCTCCTCCCTTTAAGACTGCTCAAGCCATGGACAACAGGTCtagcagctgcactgcaggaaTTGGGAGCTCCCCAGAGGTACACCCAAGGGTAGAACTGGtctcagcagcctccagcacagcagctaagagaaattaaagaacTCTATCAATTCTGTTGTTCACACAGTCTGAAGCAAGAGTTCTGCTTCCAATGCTGCTGGAGTTATGCTGGTTGCAGTGACCATAAGAGCAGATTCAGGTCACTAAGCCTCAGCTATTTTTACAGgagctcatttttttcctccagctaaTTACCAAAACACTGAAAGTAGGCTGACTTTTAAAAGGCTCACTTCTGCCAGATCACACCCTGCTTGAtccaaaaaaaggaagattttgcaGTGACAGGCAGTGCCCTGCCCACGAAGCAAGGTATGTTTTCCCTTTATTGTTGGTCTTCAAGCCAAGAGGGAATACTTAACAGACTTTCATGTACTTATCCCCAAAACAAGAGACTCGTGCAGCTCTGAACCAACCCCTCAGGACACAGGGCATTTTATGAACAGCAGAAGCATGTCTCAAGAAGGCAGGATAAGCAAGGAGGTAAGGCTTGGGAGCCAGCATCACTACTAATCTCTGCCAAGTGCTACTATGGACCTTGCAGACCAAGGGAACTGAACCTGAGATCTAGCAAAGCTTTTTGCCTCCTTCTACCCTAGCTCAACGCAGAGTGAGAGTAATAGGATGTCAGGACCtgactctgctctgccctgcacctGCAGATTCCCTGAGCTGCAGTAAGAGCGGGCTGCCCATTTTGGGAGGTGGCTGGTACCTCATTGTTGGTGGCATGCTTCTCACACGCCGTGACACACAGCTCCATAGTCTCCACACGCATCTCCTCCGGCATGTCCGAGTGCTGGAAAGGGCCAACAGACAAGACAGCTGAGCAGGAAAATAACAGCTGGACACAAGACAACAGTAAGTTGCTCTAACTTCTGCATTGGCTCTATCAGGGGCTTAGATGTAGTAAACATGAAAATGGCTGACTGCATTATAAGGGAACCATTCCTCCAGCCAATAAGGAATTCCTCTTGACCTACATGAAAACTAGCACTGTGTAAGTACAGCTTAAAGGAGGAGATCAAGACATTTATTTGCCAGTTTTTCTGATATAAGATAAAGGGAAAACACACTAACACTGTTTCAACCACAGTCCTTAATTATTGCTATATGACTAACAAAGAAGCCTAAATTACTCaagccttttcttctgcctctgctATCTGGCTGGCTAGCAAGATCTTTTGCTCCGGCTTCTCtaagacaaaaagcaaaacacaggaGAGGGCTCCCAACGGCAGTATGCTCTCAATCTGTTTGATGGATCACCTTGCCTCAGGCTTTCTCTGGCTAACATGGAGAACACCAGAGCTATTAGATTTCCCCAGGAGAGGTCAAGGACagggagaaagcagcagtgacaaCCAAGATCTCTCCACAGGTCCAGCACTACACACGTTCTCACAGTAGCTactcagctggagaaggacagTAAGAATGAAGGCAGATTTTCATATCTCTGACACTGGTAAATGTGTAATCCACCTCCCTCCTTACCCTAATCAGAGGAAAACTGTGAAGCCTTTTATAATCAGcctcatcctttttttcctcctcagtttCTTCCATGGTCCTTCCACAGAAACTCCAGGAAGGGGCAAAGGGGCTACCTGGAGTTCAGCaaagtgctgcagcacagccagctgagAGGAACAGGGCTCGGTGCTCCTCTCTTCAGCAGGAGGAGTAGCTTCTTGGCCTAGAGGACACTGCTtcaacagaaacaaacacaggcaAGAGACAGTTggttttcaatttaaaacaaaaggcaaatgAAACTGTTACGAGAATATCATGCCATCTCACTCACTTGCCATTTCCTCAACGGCACCTTCACACCCCACTGAGAGTCTTAGCTCATAGACCATTAATGCAAACAAACTATTAAATAATATCTTTTTCCAGAAGTGAGGACAGCACTTCCCAGAAGCACCAGTGGAGCTTGAGGAAGAGCTGAGCCAAGGTACAGCTTTCAAGAGAGGACAAAAGAACAATCTATCAGCCACTACTACTCCTGATTAATTCCAAAAAGGATCTTCCCAGGACGCTATTATCTGCAAGTTTCAAACTGCACATGACAAGAGAAGGGTAGGAGTATTTTAGGCACAGAATCTGCGTACTTGTCTGGACAGAAATGTTTAACAGGAACATCTTGGTCTCGTTTGTGCACTTGCTCCTCAGATCCCCGAACATTTGTCAGCTGGGGAGGGCCATATGGGAAAACTCTGGACGTGCCTCAGGGCCTCATTAGCAGCCTGCCTGCCTGTACTCGGGCAGCGCAGAGGCACAGCACTGACTGAGCGATTCAGAGCACTCCACCGCCGTCCTCCCTCTGGTTCTTTCACCCACAGCAAAGCATCTTCCTCTCCTACCCAAGGGGAACAGGAGCGAGCCCATATGAAAAGGGAAACGAAACCAACACGGTGTCAGGCGACACACCATTTATGCCACGTACATAGAGCTTTTGGCTAAAGCACCGAGTCAGACCACCAACCGTCACACGGGGGCCGTGGGACCCGCACGTGTCCCACACCACGACCTCCGCAGGACACAACCTCCGCCTCGCCGTCGCCACCCCCGGGAGCCACTTCAATACCCACCCCCAGCCCGGAGCGTGCCCGGGGCCACAGTCTGAGGGTGTGGGGCAGCGGAACCAGCCCCAGCGGATCACACACCCGATGCAGCCCCGCCACGCCGGTCCGCTACCCTCGTCCGCGCGGAGAAAGAGCTCGGCTCAGCGGCGCTGAGCGGGACCGCGGAGCTCCGGGCGCGGCCTCACCTGCGCGGCCGCCGCGGCCCAGCGCCGTTGCTAAGGAAGAGCCGCTCTTGTCATAGCAACCGGAGCAGGAAGTCCCGCCCCTCCTCGACGTTCATTGGACGGGGCGCGCCGCCCGGCGCGTCTGATTGGCTGCCTCCCTGCCGGCTGCCGCGCGGGGCCTTGAGGCgctggcagcagtggggtgGCCGTGGAGCGCCTGTGTTGTGCCGCCCCCCAACCCGGCGTGTGGCagcttaatatttttctgacttAAAACGCCTTAGGGATCtagttctggttttgttttgggttttttttggttttttgtttgtttgtttgtttgttttggttttttttcttttaagcaacAAGGATAAATGTAAAGAACAAGGAGCGATTTGGGgcaattttggttttatttaaatcacagaatcaggtTAGGAAGGACTTCTGAGATCATGGTCCAACCTATGACCGAGCACCACCACcatgtcaactagaccatggctTGACCTCGTTTGAGGACACCAGGAGGCTGACATTAATTAAGTGCCATATCCAGTCTTTCCTTTAAGACCTGCAggcactgccacctccctgggaagctcattccaatgtctaatcacTTTCTGGGAAAAAGTtcctcctaatgtccaacctgaacctccccgGTGCAGCTAAAATGTGTCCTCTTGTCCCATCTAGTTtcttgggagaagaggctgacccccgCCGGGATACAGCCTCCCTTTAGGGAATTGGAGAGCGATCAGCTCACCCTTCATGTTACAAATGCCAGGAAATCGGCTCCCTTGTGACTACATCTTTatcaggagcagcctgggaagtgAGTGCGCAGGGTGCGCACACCCCACCACTACTCCCGACACGAcatgaaaaagataaatatcaGCTCTGTCGTGCGGCAGATCTAAGCCTTCCTTTCTCACAGCCATCCTCTACAACACAGCTGCTGATGTCAACTTCAGGGTTCCCGTGTCACTCCACACTCACGGTGGTTACGGTGATGAAGGTGAGGGCTCCTGACTAAAGCTTTGCTGTTGTCCGATGTCCCTTCTGGTTAGAAGTGTTACTCCAGCTCTTTACCTGCACAGTGGCTTGTGGCTCATTGTTTTTAGAGGTCTCCACTAGACGAATTCCCTCTCCCCTAAGTGCCATGGGAATCTGACATTTGCATACTAGGTGATGAACTTATAACACTCGAACTTTGTATCAACTTTCTAACAATTTATTCTCTACACTtgagcctcctcctcctctccaggctgaaccatcCCAGCTCCCCCAACTGCTCCTCACAGGATTCGTGCTCCAGACTCTTCACCGGCTCCACTGACCTCTGGACACGccccagcacctcaatgtcctgCCTGAACTGAGGGTATCAGAACTGGACACATTTCTCACTGTGTTGGAGAAGGCAACAGTTCGTGTTTGCATGTCAAGGGGACTGTAAAGAAGGAGAAAGTGATGCTATGGGTTTGAATAACGAGTTTGCAAACAGCTCCTATAGCACCAGCCTCCATCCTCACTGAGAAAAAcacctccctcctgccctgcataACTTTATGCTTGTAAtgtctgtttgttttgaggtttttcttgGCTCTGGGCTTGCTACAGAACCTCTGTTGTCTCTGCACCCTGCTAGCCAAACAGTGATTGCCTCTAAACCAGGACTTAAACAGTTTTCAAGGGAGGTCTAGGGTTTCATTCATCTGAAATTAACACAGATTGGGAAGCAGCAAGGTCCAGGATAACACCAAAGGAAAGACTTCTCCTGTGCAAagccccagctgctggatgTGATGCCTAGTTTTCCATTACTGGCCATCCTTGTCTTGCAGAGTGGCTCATGAGTCTGATTTTTCATTGGGTCCTTCTGGTTGGTGTGTATTTGAAATGTTCTTGCTGCTTGCTACCTGCTGAAAGAAGAATTTGCTTTCCAGAtgtttgagaaggaaaagagtggGGGAGGAACAATCTGGGCActctcctgcccctgccagctcAGGAATCCTATTCCTTCACTGTAGCACCAAGCTCTGCCCTGTGATCACAGGGAGAACAACTTGTTATCTCTTTCACAGGTTCAGCAATGAATCCGACCTCCTGGCTGTCCTTTACCTGACAGGGAGGCAGGGAAGCTGCCTTCGGGCTTGGAAAGACAAAGCTGAAGTGATcattcatcttttcctttcctgtcgCTGCTGGTGGTGACAAAAATGAAGCACTGCCTCCTGTGCCACTCTTTCTCCTACCATTCCTGCCTCCTGGGCTAAtaattccttcttcctcttttggGCCTCTTGCAACAAGGCAGTCACAGAGCTAAAATTGTCAAGAGACAGATAAAAGCTGGGAGatcataattttttcttttcagacaaGATAATTAGGAAGAGAATCTCTGTGAGGAAGAAGATCTTTCCATCATCATTACTTTATCTCCAGGCAGCTACTCTAATCTCTCCAGGGACACGGCACTTTCAAGCACTGTATTcttgctgtggttttttaatgctttaatcCCTGTGTAGTTCACCCAGTTTTACTACCAAGCAGCGAGTGTGAGCTGGTAGTTTTGTGTGCATGTGCCTCCATATGTGAGGCAGGGGGGAGCACGCTTATCTGTGTGATTCTGGGTTCAATTAAACCTGCTTTGGTTCTCATCAATGTGATCCCCGGGAGTGTTTCCCTCAGGGAATGCTGGGACTGCTTCTAAGGATTAATCATCAGTGGCTCCTAGGTGAGAGGCTAAAGGAAAATGGCCAAACAAAAACTGCAGCAGGCCCAAAGATGGAAAAACCGTGTTTTTGTGATTGTGGTGGGTGATAAAGCGGGGCTGCAAGATAGAGATGCCTCTTGAGGAAGGAGAGAATTCTGCTGGCCTGTACCCATCTACTGTGGGTTACTAAAATGAGAGCAGGTTTCTGGATCCTCAAGTGCAGGGTTTCCACAGGCTGCCACAGTCAGAGTTTTGTTGAGCCAACAGAAGTTGCATATACTGGtccttttgctgctggctctggcagcacagacagcacatCATCTGATCTTTGGTTTCCAGTATTAGTGGCCCAGAAACCCTTCTGTAGGTGAAAGCAAATCCAGAGCAAAGGTTCAATTCACCCCTGTGGATCTGTAGGGAGCTGGAATTGTTGCTTTTCTCTGGCTGGTCATGCCTTATTTGCCACTAATCAGAGGTGGAAACTCTTTCATCCCTTTGTTTTCAGCAGCCACAGTGAAATGCATTGAAACAAAGTACCATTTGCCTTCTGATATGAGGGTGTGTTGTACTTCTTAGCTGAGCACAGAAAAGTAACCACTGACTGcaaaatatacatatatgtgaTAAATATACTGTCTTATGCTTTATTTTACTTATCTTCATTGACAAGACAGCAGGCTGACTCTCCATCAGGTAAGGacacctttcttttcttcctttcttttctttgttttcttaccTGCTTCTGGCCAGGTTTTGGGACTtccccactgtccctgtggGCACAGGCTCTGCCGTGCCCCACGTCCTCCTTGTGGTAAAGGAGGGGGGCTGGAGCTTGCTGGAGCTTCAGGAGGCCCCGTGGGAATGCTGAAGCCACGTTTTGCTGGGATCAGAACCCCCACCACGTTAAgctgagggaaggcagagatGGGGATGCTGGTGTACAGGAATGGGTGGCAGCCAGGAGGACAGGGCAGCTCACTTTGGGACAGCTGGATCCCCTTGTCTGCTGGGAAACACAGTGCCCCACATGATCCCGCAGCTACTACCTCTAGTAACAAAGCTACTGTTATTAAGGTCTgttgctgcagcactggcagctgtgCACGGGCTGTTCCTGTGCCAGATGCTCTGGAATCGTGATGCGTTCCCTGTCTGAGCACTGCACAAGTCTTAATGAGCCTTCCTGCCTCTGGGAGGGAGCAAGAGaggctcccagcaggacagggaggtgaGAAGAGGCAATTAGGCAGCGCCCCATTGCTAAGGCAGAGCAGGTAGTGGGGACTTTGGCAGTCACCTCCTGGGTACAGCTATGGGCTGGCTTGACCTCGTTTGAGGGCACCAGGAGGCTGACACACTGCAGAGAGCCATGACGATGCAAACTCCGCTGAGGTCGCAGGGATTGTGGAGCACAGGAGATCCCTAAAGCCCACTGTGAAGTCTTGGGTCCCAGGATTGCCCATGTCTCTGGCAAGGCAGAGCCTTGCATGGCCAGTGGTGCCCTCTGGAaagaggggcaggggctggaagggTTCATAAAtgtcagcattttattttcaaacacaatAATTAACAGCCATCAGGCCCAAAGGTTTCTTGTTGCCATATTTGACATGGTCTTCTTCACTGCCAGAGAAAACCCTTTGGGAATATGGGGTGGGTGGTATTTGAGTCTGACTAAGCTCTTGGCTAGCAgaaagccctgcagcagcaagtCCTGCAGACTAGGAAAGGAGATGGCAGTCCTTTTCCTCTCCTAGAAGTATGCTTACGGCCACTCGGCAGGGAGAGAGCGGACAGCATGTGGGTAGCATCAATCACACCTGCCTGTCTCCCACACCACCTCCTCttgtgccagctcctgctgaactGCCACggcccagcactgcccacctCTTGGGTGCCCTTCACCTTTTCCACTCTATCCTGGATATCTGGACACAACAGAGCCAACCAGCTGAAGCACCTACCACAATCACAAAACCTTCCCTGCTCCGCACCATtgtttaaaatttccttctttaacCCCTCCACTTTCCCTCAAGGCTGACTTTgttgttccttatctcttctGTACTGTCGTCCAACCAGCTGCCATTAGAGAGACATGGGGCTTCTCCTGAGTGCTCCTGGTTAATTTAGAAGCAAGCAATGCATGTAAGTCATTGTAATTACTCCTTGCAGCCAGCAACACTATTGATTTGTCATCTCCTTTACCTTTTAAGCCCTATTGCATGTTTGCAGGTCTTGCAAGGCTCAGCTTATTGAAAAGAAATGGTTTTATCtggctctcctcctcctcagacaGGTAGG from Sylvia atricapilla isolate bSylAtr1 chromosome 5, bSylAtr1.pri, whole genome shotgun sequence includes:
- the DNAL4 gene encoding dynein axonemal light chain 4, which encodes MEETEEEKKDEADYKRLHSFPLIRHSDMPEEMRVETMELCVTACEKHATNNESAAKMIKETMDKKFGSSWHVVIGEGFGFEITHEVKNLLYMFFGGSLAVCVWKCS